The Nocardioides humi genome includes a region encoding these proteins:
- a CDS encoding metal ABC transporter ATP-binding protein encodes MTSASAPVTDAAVAVRDGSVALGGRPILRGIDLAVRDGEFLALMGANGSGKSTLVRTLVGLNPLTTGEVRLFGAPLDRHAAWQRVGYVPQRASAASGVPSSVWEVVASGRLTRRRLLRPLSRADRSAVERALDVVGLRDRRRESVGDLSGGQQQRVLIARALAGEPDLFFLDEPTAGVDLPNQQILADTLGHLKDDGATIVLVAHELGPLAPLVDRCVVMRDGRIAYDGPPLADHEVHSSWLAEPHTHHHHPGSEPSTGDRSPQISAPVDTTEDERP; translated from the coding sequence ATGACCTCAGCCTCCGCTCCCGTCACCGACGCTGCCGTCGCGGTCCGCGACGGCAGCGTCGCGCTCGGCGGGCGCCCGATCCTGCGCGGCATCGACCTCGCCGTGCGCGACGGGGAGTTCCTGGCGCTGATGGGCGCCAACGGCTCGGGCAAGTCCACGCTGGTCCGGACCCTGGTCGGGCTGAACCCCCTGACCACGGGCGAGGTGAGGCTCTTCGGTGCGCCGCTCGACCGCCACGCCGCCTGGCAGCGCGTCGGGTACGTCCCCCAGCGCGCCTCGGCCGCGTCCGGCGTACCGTCATCGGTCTGGGAGGTCGTCGCCTCCGGCCGGCTCACCCGCCGGCGCCTGCTGCGGCCGCTGAGCCGCGCCGACCGGTCCGCGGTGGAGCGGGCGCTCGACGTCGTGGGGCTCCGCGACCGGCGCCGGGAGTCCGTGGGCGACCTGTCCGGCGGCCAGCAGCAGCGGGTCCTCATCGCGCGTGCGCTGGCCGGCGAGCCGGACCTCTTCTTCCTCGACGAGCCGACCGCCGGCGTCGACCTGCCCAACCAGCAGATCCTCGCCGACACCCTCGGCCACCTCAAGGACGACGGCGCCACCATCGTGCTGGTCGCCCACGAGCTCGGGCCGCTGGCGCCGCTCGTCGACCGGTGCGTCGTCATGCGCGACGGCCGGATCGCGTACGACGGCCCGCCGCTGGCCGACCACGAGGTGCACTCGTCGTGGCTCGCCGAGCCGCACACCCACCACCATCACCCCGGCTCGGAGCCGAGCACGGGCGACCGCTCCCCGCAGATCTCCGCGCCGGTCGACACCACGGAGGACGAGCGCCCGTGA
- a CDS encoding metal ABC transporter substrate-binding protein, giving the protein MRSLQAVVAVTTLALATAGCSAFSDGGDTKSGTSGARPEVVAAFYPLEYVAARVAGDHAKVTSLTKAGVEPHDLEINVQDTARIAAADLVVFESEFQPAVDETVAENAGGETLDVADVVELEPFEEHEDHDEHADEEGDEHADEEGEEGEEGEEDHEHGEFDPHFWHDPIRVAAFGDAVATSLSELDPDHAADYAANAADLRSDLEALDQEFEAGLSSCERDTIVVSHDAFGYLEKYGLHMASIAGLSPDAEPTPAAIAELQQLIRREGITTVFSETLVSPKTAETLAGDLGIESKVLDPIEGLTDETADQDYLSLMRSNLAALRTANGCS; this is encoded by the coding sequence ATGCGCTCTCTGCAGGCCGTCGTCGCCGTCACCACGCTCGCCCTCGCCACCGCCGGCTGCTCGGCCTTCTCCGACGGCGGCGACACGAAGTCGGGCACCTCCGGGGCCAGGCCCGAGGTCGTCGCCGCCTTCTACCCGCTGGAGTACGTCGCCGCGCGGGTCGCCGGCGACCACGCGAAGGTCACCTCCCTCACCAAGGCGGGCGTGGAGCCGCACGACCTGGAGATCAACGTGCAGGACACCGCGCGGATCGCGGCGGCCGACCTGGTGGTCTTCGAGAGCGAGTTCCAGCCCGCGGTGGACGAGACGGTCGCCGAGAACGCCGGCGGCGAGACGCTCGACGTCGCCGACGTGGTCGAGCTGGAGCCCTTCGAGGAGCACGAGGACCACGACGAGCACGCGGACGAGGAAGGCGACGAGCACGCCGACGAAGAGGGCGAGGAGGGCGAGGAGGGCGAGGAGGACCACGAGCACGGCGAGTTCGACCCGCACTTCTGGCACGACCCGATCCGGGTGGCAGCCTTCGGCGACGCCGTGGCGACCTCGCTGTCGGAGCTCGACCCCGACCACGCGGCGGACTACGCGGCCAACGCGGCCGACCTGCGCTCCGACCTGGAGGCGCTGGACCAGGAGTTCGAGGCGGGGCTCTCGTCGTGCGAGCGGGACACGATCGTGGTCTCCCATGACGCGTTCGGCTACCTGGAGAAGTACGGTCTGCACATGGCATCGATCGCTGGGCTCTCCCCCGACGCCGAGCCGACCCCGGCCGCGATCGCCGAGCTCCAGCAGCTGATCCGGCGCGAGGGGATCACCACGGTCTTCAGCGAGACGCTGGTGAGCCCCAAGACCGCGGAGACCCTCGCCGGCGACCTCGGCATCGAGAGCAAGGTGCTCGACCCGATCGAGGGCCTCACCGACGAGACCGCGGACCAGGACTACCTGTCTCTCATGCGGTCCAACCTGGCCGCCCTGCGCACCGCCAACGGGTGCTCATGA
- a CDS encoding antibiotic biosynthesis monooxygenase family protein, with translation MLVVNRFRAGEDPDGLRADLERVHRLLAEQTGYVDGWVGRNVDDPGLWTLTTRWANVGAYRRALSSYDLKLHGVPVLSRAIDEPGAYEVVEPGGMLNVAESRVT, from the coding sequence GTGCTCGTCGTGAACCGCTTCCGCGCAGGGGAGGACCCGGACGGGCTCCGGGCCGACCTCGAGCGCGTCCACCGCCTCCTCGCCGAGCAGACCGGGTACGTCGACGGCTGGGTCGGCCGCAATGTCGACGACCCCGGCCTGTGGACGCTCACCACCCGCTGGGCCAACGTCGGGGCGTACCGGCGCGCGCTGTCGTCGTACGACCTGAAGCTGCACGGCGTCCCGGTGCTCAGCCGGGCCATCGACGAGCCCGGCGCCTACGAGGTCGTGGAGCCCGGAGGAATGCTCAACGTGGCGGAGTCTCGCGTAACCTAG
- a CDS encoding metal ABC transporter permease, with protein sequence MSPAELFSLPFMQRALIAALATGIAAPMIGTYLVQRRMALMGDGIGHVAVTGVAIGLVTGTSPIWTAVVVTVLATFLMELIREKGRTNGDVALALMFYGGLAGGLLITGLDGQGTQTIGRYLFGSLTAISVDDVLTTMILAAIVIVLCVGLSPQLYAIAQDADFARVAGLRVRAYNLLVAALAAVSVTVAMRTVGLLLVSALLVIPVATAQQVSRSFRTTMAASVLLGTLAAVGGLVLAALAPSDVTVQPGPTIVILALTLYALTWPVGIWLRRRTRLREPFASGRAVPAHETCDEHPHAHGPGCGHLAVPHDDHVDYVHDGHRHAAHGAHYDEH encoded by the coding sequence GTGAGCCCGGCCGAGCTGTTCTCCCTGCCGTTCATGCAGCGCGCGCTCATCGCCGCGCTGGCGACCGGCATCGCGGCGCCGATGATCGGCACCTACCTCGTCCAGCGCCGGATGGCGCTGATGGGCGACGGCATCGGCCACGTGGCGGTCACCGGTGTGGCGATCGGCCTGGTCACCGGCACCTCGCCGATCTGGACGGCCGTCGTGGTGACCGTGCTCGCCACCTTCCTGATGGAGCTGATCCGCGAGAAGGGCCGCACCAACGGCGACGTCGCCCTCGCCCTGATGTTCTACGGCGGCCTGGCCGGCGGCCTGCTCATCACCGGGCTCGACGGGCAGGGCACCCAGACCATCGGCCGCTACCTGTTCGGCTCGCTCACCGCGATCTCGGTCGACGACGTGCTCACCACCATGATCCTCGCGGCGATCGTGATCGTGCTGTGCGTCGGACTCTCCCCCCAGCTGTACGCCATCGCCCAGGACGCCGACTTCGCCCGCGTCGCCGGGCTGCGGGTCCGTGCGTACAACCTCCTGGTCGCGGCGCTGGCGGCCGTCAGCGTCACCGTCGCCATGCGCACCGTCGGCCTGCTGCTGGTCTCCGCGCTCCTGGTGATCCCGGTCGCGACCGCCCAACAGGTGTCCCGCTCGTTCCGCACCACCATGGCCGCCTCCGTGCTCCTCGGCACCCTCGCGGCGGTCGGCGGGCTGGTCCTCGCCGCCCTCGCCCCGAGCGACGTGACCGTGCAGCCGGGACCCACCATCGTCATCCTGGCCCTCACCCTGTACGCCCTGACCTGGCCGGTCGGGATCTGGCTGCGCCGCCGCACCCGGCTGCGCGAGCCCTTCGCCTCCGGCCGGGCCGTGCCCGCCCACGAGACCTGCGACGAGCACCCGCACGCCCACGGGCCCGGCTGCGGGCACCTCGCCGTCCCCCACGACGACCACGTCGACTACGTCCACGACGGCCATCGCCACGCGGCTCACGGCGCCCACTACGACGAGCACTAG